The following is a genomic window from Desulfurobacteriaceae bacterium.
CGATGTTAAAAGTTGCAAAATCGAAAAATAAGAAAACTATTTTTGTTCAAGGAGATGCCTTAAATCTACCTTTCAAAGATGACTCATTTGATTTAGTAATTGTATCTTTAGGACTTAGACACTTTGATGACTTAGAAAGGTCTCTAAAAGAAATAAAAAGGGTTTTAAAATCCAAAGGAAAAGTTAGAATTCTCGAAGTTTCCATCCCTCAAAATCCATTCTTACAAAAGTTTTTTGTTGCTTTCCTAAAATTTTTTGTATTACCAATTGGAAAATTTTTATCAAAAGGAGATGTTTCAGAACATCTTTTTGGAACTATTTTAAGGTTTCCCCATAATGAAAGTTTTTTAAAACTTTCTAAAAAAATAGGATTTTCAAAAGGAAAAATAAAAACTCTGTTTTTTGGAATTGCAACCATCTACGAAATTGGTTGTTAACTCAACAGAGTTATGATATATTTTGAATTGTTAGAAAAATTACAAAGGAGGGATACCATGTTAAAGCGTAAGGGTTTTACCCTTATAGAACTGGCAATAGTTCTTGTAATCATCGGAATCATCATCGGTGCGGTTATCAAAGGGCAAGACCTTATTGAAAACGCAAGAATCAAGAAGTTTGAAGCGAAAGCTAAGCAGTGGGAAACTGCCCAGTGGACATTCTACGATAGAAAAGGAAGGTTTGCTGGAGATGGTAACGCAAATGGAACAATAGCTGATAATGACGGCGGTGATGCAAAAACGGATTTAACAACTGCAAACTTTATTAACCCTCCGTATGAAGGGACAACAGGAAATGAAGAAAATACAATTACGATTGGAAGTAAAAAATTCTACGTTCTCTTTGGAAACGATGGTGGATCACCTGCGAAGAATATAATGGTAATTTGCGTTGATCCTACTTGTTCAAATTCCTTTACTAATGACACTCTTCCTTACATCGAGTCCTTAGATACTGCAATTGACGGATCAGCCAACGGAACTGATGGAAACGTAATATGTACTTCTAGTGCTCTTGGAGCTGATTCAACAAAATGGACAGTTAGTCCAACAAGTGCTATAACAAATTCTACTTGTGACACAACAGCAAAAGCTCTCGTTTACTACTTCGATGCTAAGCGCTAATAATAGGGGGGGGATTCTCCCCCTTTCTTTTCCTTTCCTTTTATCCCAACACCCTCTTTAATTCCTCCACGGTCGTATCACCTAATAAAACTTTCAGTCTACCATCTTCAAAGATAGGTCTAAATCCTTTTTTTAAAGCAGTTTCATAAATTTTCACAGGTGAGGCTTGATTTATTATTAGTTCCTCAATCTCTTTATCAACAAGGAGAATTTCTGCAATCACTGTTCTTCCAAGATAGCCCCTAAATTTACACCTTTCACACCCTTTTCCCCTATAAAGGACAAGTTCTTCATCATTTGGAACTCTTAAATATTCTTTTTCTTGAGGAGAAGCTTTATAGGAAACTTTGCAGTGTGGACAAATCTTTCTAACAAGTCTTTGGGCGGAAACGGCTATCAAGGAACTTCCAATTAAGAACGGCTTAATTCCAAGTTCTGCTAATCTCGTAATAGAAGATACAGCATCGTTTGTGTGTAAAGTAGTTAAAACCAAGTGTCCAGTTTGTGCCGCTTGAGTTGCAATTTTTGCAGTTTCTTCATCTCTAATTTCACCTATTAGAATAACGTCAGGGTCTTGTCTTAGAATGCTTCTTAAAGCATTAGCAAAGGTTAAGCCAACTTTGGGATTAACCTGAACCTGTCTTATAAGTTCCCACTTGTATTCAACCGGGTCTTCAACAGTAATTATCGATTTTTGGACGGAGAAAATTTTGTTAAGAATTGCGTAAAGGGTTGTTGTCTTACCAGAACCTGTTGGACCTGTTAAAAGGATTATTCCGTAAGGTTTTTCTATAGCTTTCCTTAAAACGTTGTAGTTATGAGGAGTAAATTCCAGTTCTTCAAGTTTAGGAAGTGCCTCATTCAAACCAAGAAGTCTCATTACAACGGCTTCACCGTAAATCGATGGAAGAGTAGAAACCCTTAGGTCTACTTCCCTATCTCCAACTTTAAACGTTGTTCTACCATCTTGAGGAAGTCTTGTTTCTGAAATGTTTAGATGGGATATAAGCTTTATCCTTGTTACTATTGACGAGTGGATCTCCTTTGGAAGAATAAAACCTAAGGACATTACACCGTCAACCCTGTATCTTACCCTAACGACCGCTTCTGCTGGTTCAATGTGAATATCGGAAGCTTTATCTTTTATACCCTTTGAGATTATGTAGTCAACAAGTTTTATAATCCTTGTATCAAGTTCGCCCGGTGGAACCTCTTCTTCAAGAAGTTCGTCTATGAGTTCTTCTATAGTTTTTGTTTCACCGTAGTACTTTGCAAAAGCTTCCTCAAACTCTGTCTCTTTTATAGCAACGGGCTTTACCCTCAAACCTGTAAATCTTGAAATTATGTCCACAGTTTCCACATCAAAAGGATTAACCATTCCAAGAATAAGGGTATTACCATCTTTTGAAATGGGAATAACTTTGTATCTTTCTGCAAGCTTTTTGGGAATTAGTTCTATAATCTCAGGAGATATGATGTAAGAGGAAAGGTCTACTCTTTCAATACCTTTCTGTTCTGAAAGGGCGTTCATCAACTCTTCTTCAGTTAAAAATCCTAACCTTAAAAGAACCTCTCCTAAAAGTTCTCCTGTTCGTTTTTGTTCTTTTAAAGCTATATCAAGCTGTTCTGGGGTTATAAATCCTAATCTTACGAGTTTATCTCCTAAACGTTCTTTCGACGTAGGCATTATTCAACTCCACAGACCAGATTACCGTATGCATTTTCATAACACGCTACTGTAAAAATGCAACTTCCGGCTTCTGCAGCTAAGTTACTTACTGGCCTACTTAGAAGCAATCTACTTGACACTCCACACTTGTTAGAACCTTTATAAATTTCCAAGTAGTCATCCCCATTACTCGTTCCTGTAGTGGCTTGTTCATAATCTCCCAACTTGTAACACGTTCCTCCCGCTAACCACCAACTTAAAGTAGTATCACTATCATTTCTAATTGTTATACCATAATAACTACAAGCTAATGTTCCTCCTCCAGTAGAAATGTTATTACAAACCCCATCATTGCAGACAATCTTAACAAAACAATCTCCATCAGAATCTAAATCTTGAATGAACCCTTCTACCTGAACATTTGTATCACTACAATACCAATCTTGATTAACTTTTACATAGGTTCCAACTGGTAAACCTGACGCAGTATAATTGCCTGATGTCCTACCACCATCTTCACAGGTCCAAGAATCATCACCCGGAGGAGTAATATTTGTGGATATAGGATATGCCCACCATGGGTTTGAATATACATCTACCTCTAAAGAGTAATTCCCGCAAACAACAATTGTGCCATTACCAGAACTTCCACCACCTCCCCCTCCTAAAGAACTAACAGTAAGAGAAAAGTTTTTGCAAAACTTATAGTCGTTAGTATCTTTTACACATATCTTAAAGGAATAAGTTCCAGGAGAAGAAGGAGTCCCTTCTATCCTTAGAGTTTCATTTTCTTGCCAAGTACTTGAAGAACAATCATTTGCATTAACTACTAAACCAGATGGAATCGTTCCGTTGTAGCACCACCAATAACTACCATTATCGGAAATTCCTCCACTAGCAAAAATCTCAGCAGTATAACTATTACCTACGATAGCTAAGGGCAGATATTGGGTAATAATCTTTACAGGAACTCCTACACAACCAAGGTTTTGTTTTAGTTCTTCCAAAGTTACAACCCTAACTTCATCTAAAGAAGGAAAATAACAAATATTTCCGCTTGCAGAAGTAGATGTTTCTATCTTTGTTCCATTTTCGCAAAAGAAGGTATCACTCTTAGCATCCTCCCCTTTAGAAAAGACAAGAAAAGCAACGTTCTCTATGGTATTTCCTGTTTCATTATTCGTTGCATTTAAGGATGTATACCTAACATCACAAAGTGTAGTTCCTTCCTTTAAAGTCTCGTTGGTTAAATTAGGAGAGTAAATATAAATAATGTCTCTACCGTAACTATCTTTAAAATTTGGATAGTCTGTTTTCAAAGGAAGTACACCTTTTGTCTGGACATATCCAACAACCCAGTCAGCAGCTGTTTCAACTTTTTCTCTTGTTTCTGTTCTTTTATTAAACTTTACGTAGTTTATAAAAGTGGCACCACCAATACCGAGAATTATTCCCAGTATAACAAGAACGATGGCAGCTTCTATCAGGGAAAAAGCTTTTCTCTTCATAACAACCTCTTATAAAGTTTTAAATCTAATACACAGGAACCCTAAAAACTTTAGTTGCATTACTTAAAGAACTGTTATCATAAACCGTAACTTCCAAATCCAAGAAAGAGTCATCTATTTTTGTCGAGTTATCACAGCTTAAATAAATATAACAATATTCACTTCCACCTTCCGTTCCATTTTCAAAATAACTACTGAGAGTATCATTATTAGCAACCCTAACTTCACAACGATAGGGAGGAGTTCCTCCTCTTACGACAATAATCTCTTTCCAATCTTCTCCTTTCACTATCGGAGGTAAAACATTTGTAATAATTTCTAAATCCCTTCCTTTACAACATTTTGATTTAAGTTCATATAAAGATATGTATTGAAATAGATCATTATCACTTAAAGTAATTAAGTTGGCACCTATTATGGAGTCTAACTTTTGGTCTGCCGATGGGGATATTAAAACTGCAACAATGTTATCTACTTCCTTCCCATCTGGGAGAATAACAGATAACGTTGTGCTATCTAAAGAACATAAACTGATAGTTTTATTACTGGCTTCACTATAATAGGCTACGGTTATAGAGTTTCCCCAAGCATCCTTAAAGTCTAGAGAATCTACATTGGGCAAAGTTAAAGAACTGCAAAATTCTTTAATCAAAAATAGTTTGTAAGCTGTAAGCTTTTCTTTTGTAGAATTTACTTTGGCATTTGTAAGAGAATCTAAACAGGACTTT
Proteins encoded in this region:
- a CDS encoding prepilin-type N-terminal cleavage/methylation domain-containing protein yields the protein MRERKAFSLIELAIVLVIFSILFGIGLKSCLDSLTNAKVNSTKEKLTAYKLFLIKEFCSSLTLPNVDSLDFKDAWGNSITVAYYSEASNKTISLCSLDSTTLSVILPDGKEVDNIVAVLISPSADQKLDSIIGANLITLSDNDLFQYISLYELKSKCCKGRDLEIITNVLPPIVKGEDWKEIIVVRGGTPPYRCEVRVANNDTLSSYFENGTEGGSEYCYIYLSCDNSTKIDDSFLDLEVTVYDNSSLSNATKVFRVPVY
- a CDS encoding prepilin-type N-terminal cleavage/methylation domain-containing protein, translated to MLKRKGFTLIELAIVLVIIGIIIGAVIKGQDLIENARIKKFEAKAKQWETAQWTFYDRKGRFAGDGNANGTIADNDGGDAKTDLTTANFINPPYEGTTGNEENTITIGSKKFYVLFGNDGGSPAKNIMVICVDPTCSNSFTNDTLPYIESLDTAIDGSANGTDGNVICTSSALGADSTKWTVSPTSAITNSTCDTTAKALVYYFDAKR
- a CDS encoding ubiquinone/menaquinone biosynthesis methyltransferase: MKKPIGVEIFEKVANRYDQISSILSFGIIKKWQRELLKDLDLSDKTVLDLACGTGEISHLFENKTKMTIGLDYSLPMLKVAKSKNKKTIFVQGDALNLPFKDDSFDLVIVSLGLRHFDDLERSLKEIKRVLKSKGKVRILEVSIPQNPFLQKFFVAFLKFFVLPIGKFLSKGDVSEHLFGTILRFPHNESFLKLSKKIGFSKGKIKTLFFGIATIYEIGC
- a CDS encoding Ig domain-containing protein — protein: MKRKAFSLIEAAIVLVILGIILGIGGATFINYVKFNKRTETREKVETAADWVVGYVQTKGVLPLKTDYPNFKDSYGRDIIYIYSPNLTNETLKEGTTLCDVRYTSLNATNNETGNTIENVAFLVFSKGEDAKSDTFFCENGTKIETSTSASGNICYFPSLDEVRVVTLEELKQNLGCVGVPVKIITQYLPLAIVGNSYTAEIFASGGISDNGSYWWCYNGTIPSGLVVNANDCSSSTWQENETLRIEGTPSSPGTYSFKICVKDTNDYKFCKNFSLTVSSLGGGGGGSSGNGTIVVCGNYSLEVDVYSNPWWAYPISTNITPPGDDSWTCEDGGRTSGNYTASGLPVGTYVKVNQDWYCSDTNVQVEGFIQDLDSDGDCFVKIVCNDGVCNNISTGGGTLACSYYGITIRNDSDTTLSWWLAGGTCYKLGDYEQATTGTSNGDDYLEIYKGSNKCGVSSRLLLSRPVSNLAAEAGSCIFTVACYENAYGNLVCGVE
- a CDS encoding GspE/PulE family protein → MPTSKERLGDKLVRLGFITPEQLDIALKEQKRTGELLGEVLLRLGFLTEEELMNALSEQKGIERVDLSSYIISPEIIELIPKKLAERYKVIPISKDGNTLILGMVNPFDVETVDIISRFTGLRVKPVAIKETEFEEAFAKYYGETKTIEELIDELLEEEVPPGELDTRIIKLVDYIISKGIKDKASDIHIEPAEAVVRVRYRVDGVMSLGFILPKEIHSSIVTRIKLISHLNISETRLPQDGRTTFKVGDREVDLRVSTLPSIYGEAVVMRLLGLNEALPKLEELEFTPHNYNVLRKAIEKPYGIILLTGPTGSGKTTTLYAILNKIFSVQKSIITVEDPVEYKWELIRQVQVNPKVGLTFANALRSILRQDPDVILIGEIRDEETAKIATQAAQTGHLVLTTLHTNDAVSSITRLAELGIKPFLIGSSLIAVSAQRLVRKICPHCKVSYKASPQEKEYLRVPNDEELVLYRGKGCERCKFRGYLGRTVIAEILLVDKEIEELIINQASPVKIYETALKKGFRPIFEDGRLKVLLGDTTVEELKRVLG